The following are encoded together in the Blattabacterium cuenoti BPAA genome:
- a CDS encoding chorismate-binding protein gives MSTEISVFSLYKKIIKNYYNHNNFVVFKKPYDKKIFFYSHYDYSLGVKFFLIQNFKHDHTIKIYPKNIYTVDIQKFYKKTNIFPSFWEKNSSFLTDSCKYKKLIKDAIENIKKGFLKKVVLSRFIKIPFRNFYFKNTFIKLIHAYPNALISLWYNFHYGFWMGCSPELLIECHNKKLKISALAGTIWGSKKWTKKETEEHKIVIKYILHLLKSYKGSIHIENTKIIKIGHLKHLETLIHFSFYEEPNYYEILNCLHPTPSICGYPKKKSLDFIYKNEGYERQFYTGYIGIVHQNDMELYLNLRCVKIKEDKKEMILYAGSGITVDSNIYQEYMETENKIKNILSQLVFK, from the coding sequence ATGTCAACAGAAATTAGTGTTTTCTCTTTATATAAAAAAATTATAAAAAATTATTATAACCATAATAATTTTGTTGTTTTTAAAAAACCTTATGATAAAAAAATATTTTTTTATTCCCACTATGATTATTCTTTGGGCGTAAAATTTTTTTTAATTCAAAATTTTAAACACGATCATACCATAAAAATATATCCAAAAAATATCTACACAGTAGATATCCAAAAATTTTATAAAAAAACAAATATTTTCCCTTCTTTTTGGGAAAAAAATTCTTCTTTTTTAACAGATTCTTGCAAATATAAAAAATTAATAAAAGATGCTATTGAAAATATAAAAAAAGGATTTCTAAAAAAAGTTGTTTTATCCAGATTTATAAAAATTCCTTTTCGAAACTTTTATTTCAAAAATACATTTATAAAATTAATTCATGCTTATCCCAATGCTTTAATTAGTCTTTGGTATAATTTTCATTATGGATTTTGGATGGGATGTTCTCCTGAATTATTAATAGAATGTCATAATAAAAAATTAAAAATTTCAGCTTTAGCAGGTACCATTTGGGGATCTAAAAAATGGACAAAAAAAGAAACAGAAGAACATAAAATTGTAATAAAATATATTCTTCATTTATTAAAATCTTATAAAGGTTCTATTCACATAGAAAATACAAAAATTATAAAAATAGGTCATTTAAAACATTTAGAAACTCTAATTCATTTTTCATTTTATGAAGAACCTAATTACTATGAAATATTAAATTGTTTACATCCTACACCTTCTATATGTGGATATCCCAAAAAAAAATCTTTAGATTTTATTTATAAAAATGAAGGATACGAAAGACAATTTTATACAGGATATATTGGAATAGTCCATCAAAATGACATGGAATTATATCTGAATTTAAGATGTGTAAAAATAAAAGAAGATAAAAAAGAAATGATTTTATATGCCGGTAGCGGAATTACTGTGGATAGCAATATCTATCAAGAATATATGGAAACAGAAAATAAAATAAAAAATATTCTTTCTCAACTTGTTTTTAAATGA
- a CDS encoding MATE family efflux transporter, which produces MVGLLGKKALASVSLSNAVFFIMIIFGFGISTAISVLIASTDAKQEYKNGAIIFYHGLVLNFFLSVLIYGLIQVFCYIFPYLGQPKEILNETISFLKVVSISFIPWMIFEVFRKFSEGLSLVFPGLIVTWISAFINIILNYIFLHGKYGFPKLGIVGVAYATLISRITMLIGILILLSQYKKVHNYYNQLKYLFLEKKYIKKILKIGIPSGLHMLFEMSAFAISSFISGRCGIKVLAAHQIVMSLVSSTFLLSTGFSVAATIRIGNQLALKNYLELKRTGISIFFMGTIFMLICSFFFFFFRSTIPYIYIKNDEEVVKIAEKMIVIASFFQLSDGLQGIILGALRGLQDVHIPMWISFFSYWIIAIPTAWFLSIKMGGIGVWIGLGFGLTISAMLLFIRYKTILKKIREMK; this is translated from the coding sequence ATGGTTGGTCTTTTAGGAAAAAAAGCTTTAGCTTCAGTTTCATTATCTAATGCTGTTTTTTTTATTATGATCATTTTTGGTTTTGGAATATCTACAGCTATTTCTGTTTTAATCGCATCTACAGATGCGAAACAAGAGTATAAAAATGGGGCTATTATTTTCTATCATGGATTAGTTTTAAATTTTTTTTTATCTGTATTAATATATGGATTAATACAAGTGTTTTGCTATATTTTTCCTTATTTAGGACAACCTAAAGAAATATTGAATGAAACTATTTCTTTTTTGAAAGTAGTATCCATCTCTTTTATCCCTTGGATGATATTTGAAGTTTTTAGAAAATTTTCAGAAGGATTATCTTTGGTATTTCCTGGTTTGATTGTAACTTGGATTTCCGCTTTTATTAATATCATATTAAATTATATATTTCTTCACGGAAAATATGGTTTTCCGAAATTAGGGATTGTTGGTGTTGCTTATGCTACTCTAATATCTAGAATAACGATGTTGATCGGAATTTTGATTTTGTTGTCTCAATACAAAAAAGTACATAATTATTATAACCAATTAAAATATCTTTTTTTAGAAAAGAAATATATCAAAAAAATATTGAAAATTGGAATTCCTTCTGGATTACATATGTTATTTGAAATGAGTGCTTTTGCCATTTCTTCTTTTATATCAGGAAGATGTGGAATCAAAGTATTAGCAGCTCATCAAATAGTTATGAGTTTAGTTTCTTCCACTTTTCTTCTTAGCACAGGATTCTCTGTAGCTGCTACAATAAGAATAGGGAATCAACTAGCTCTAAAAAATTATTTAGAATTAAAAAGAACAGGAATATCTATTTTTTTTATGGGAACTATTTTTATGTTAATCTGTAGTTTTTTCTTTTTTTTCTTTCGAAGTACCATTCCTTATATCTATATCAAAAATGATGAAGAAGTTGTTAAAATTGCAGAAAAAATGATAGTTATTGCTAGTTTTTTTCAATTATCTGATGGATTACAAGGAATTATTCTTGGAGCATTAAGAGGTTTACAAGATGTTCATATTCCCATGTGGATTAGTTTTTTTTCTTATTGGATTATTGCCATACCTACAGCATGGTTTTTGTCTATTAAAATGGGAGGAATAGGAGTGTGGATTGGATTGGGTTTTGGTTTAACAATATCAGCTATGTTACTTTTTATAAGATATAAAACTATACTTAAAAAAATAAGAGAAATGAAATAA
- a CDS encoding 6-pyruvoyl trahydropterin synthase family protein — MYKKNTIATINRKGYFSAAHRLYNNHWNYKKNIEIFGKCAHLNYHGHNYEYIVSITGKIDPETGFVFNLQKLKSILSDEIEKLFDHKNINLDIIEFSSINPTIENIVIFMWNRINKKISPDLKLKITLYETKNNFVEYDGK, encoded by the coding sequence ATGTATAAAAAAAATACGATAGCTACTATAAATAGAAAAGGCTATTTTAGTGCAGCACATAGGCTCTATAATAATCATTGGAATTATAAAAAAAATATTGAAATATTTGGAAAATGTGCTCATCTCAACTATCATGGGCATAATTATGAATATATCGTAAGCATTACAGGAAAGATAGATCCTGAAACGGGTTTTGTTTTCAATTTACAAAAATTGAAAAGTATTCTTTCTGATGAAATAGAAAAACTGTTTGATCATAAAAATATTAATTTAGATATTATAGAATTTTCATCTATAAATCCCACTATAGAAAACATTGTCATTTTCATGTGGAATAGAATAAATAAAAAAATATCCCCTGATTTAAAATTAAAAATAACTTTGTACGAAACAAAAAATAATTTTGTTGAATATGACGGAAAATAA
- the gcvT gene encoding glycine cleavage system aminomethyltransferase GcvT produces MTENKKNIIKKTILYDNHICLGAKMVNYSGFYMPLQYTSSLTEHMHVRNYAGIFDVSHMGKFILKGKHSEDIIQYLTTNDISKIKIGQAQYTCLINDKGGIIDDLVIYKISEQKFLLIVNAANIEKNKKWINDYIKKYEYSDIELIDNSLEYSLLAIQGPLSLFYTQRLTNILLNKISFYHFKIGEFSGIKNVLISRTGYTGSKGIEVYVSNENAQKIWNEILKIERNKIIPCGIASRNSLRLEMGYRLYGQDISEKITPIEANLSWIIKFEKKFIAKKILQKQKKEGKYKRFISFLVKEEKKIPRQGHLLIDENERPIGYVTSGVYSPVLKKGIGIGYLTTNQKKENSVFVLIKEKKIPVKMVKLPFIKIKN; encoded by the coding sequence ATGACGGAAAATAAAAAAAATATTATTAAAAAGACAATTTTATATGATAATCACATCTGTTTAGGAGCTAAAATGGTTAATTATTCCGGATTTTACATGCCACTTCAATATACTTCTTCTTTAACGGAACATATGCATGTAAGAAATTATGCTGGAATTTTTGATGTCAGTCATATGGGAAAATTTATCTTAAAAGGAAAGCATTCTGAAGATATCATTCAATATTTAACCACAAATGATATCTCTAAAATAAAAATTGGACAAGCTCAATATACTTGTTTAATTAATGATAAAGGAGGAATCATAGATGATTTAGTCATTTATAAAATTTCAGAACAAAAATTTTTACTTATAGTAAATGCTGCTAATATTGAAAAAAATAAAAAATGGATTAATGATTATATCAAAAAATATGAATATAGTGATATAGAATTGATAGATAATTCTTTAGAATATTCTCTTTTAGCTATTCAAGGTCCATTATCTTTATTTTATACTCAAAGATTAACAAATATTTTATTAAATAAAATTTCTTTTTATCATTTTAAAATAGGAGAATTTTCAGGAATAAAAAATGTATTAATTTCTAGAACAGGATATACAGGATCTAAAGGAATAGAAGTTTATGTTTCCAATGAAAATGCACAAAAAATATGGAATGAGATTCTAAAAATAGAAAGAAACAAAATAATTCCTTGTGGAATAGCAAGCAGAAATTCATTGAGATTAGAAATGGGATATCGATTATATGGACAAGATATTTCTGAAAAAATAACTCCTATAGAAGCCAATTTGTCTTGGATAATTAAATTTGAAAAAAAATTTATAGCCAAAAAAATATTACAAAAACAAAAAAAAGAAGGAAAATACAAAAGGTTTATATCTTTTCTTGTTAAAGAAGAAAAAAAAATTCCAAGACAAGGACACTTATTAATAGATGAAAATGAAAGACCTATTGGTTATGTAACTTCTGGTGTTTACTCTCCAGTTCTAAAAAAAGGTATTGGAATAGGATATTTAACAACAAATCAAAAAAAAGAAAACTCTGTATTTGTTCTGATAAAAGAAAAAAAGATACCCGTGAAAATGGTTAAATTACCTTTTATAAAAATTAAAAATTAA
- a CDS encoding hotdog fold thioesterase, with protein sequence MRKRTQELLNQLNDLKKNTLINIMQIQFIFLSNQLDTLIAKMPINSKIFQPFGFLHGGATIILAESVGSSISFINIINEKKNNFNVFSIEISTNHIRSIKIKKGILFAKAKIFHKGNILHFIQVHIYDEKENIISFCKLTNIIIPKK encoded by the coding sequence ATGAGAAAAAGAACTCAAGAATTATTAAATCAGTTAAATGATTTGAAAAAAAATACATTGATAAACATAATGCAAATTCAATTTATTTTTTTGTCAAACCAATTAGATACACTGATAGCAAAAATGCCTATAAATTCTAAAATATTTCAACCTTTTGGTTTTTTACATGGAGGAGCAACTATAATTTTAGCTGAAAGTGTTGGAAGTTCTATTTCTTTTATAAATATTATAAATGAAAAAAAAAACAATTTTAATGTTTTTAGCATTGAAATTTCTACAAATCATATTCGATCCATAAAAATAAAAAAAGGAATTCTGTTTGCCAAAGCAAAAATTTTTCATAAGGGAAATATTTTACATTTTATTCAAGTTCATATTTATGATGAAAAAGAAAATATTATTAGTTTTTGTAAATTAACTAATATCATAATTCCGAAAAAATAA
- a CDS encoding isopentenyl-diphosphate Delta-isomerase, with protein MKKKQDSEDLIPLIGMENQIVGFEEKEKIHIKGLRHSAVSVFIFNLENDLMLQKRSSKKYHSSSLWTNTCCSHPKKNESILKAAHRCLIEEMGFDCFLEQRFSFNYHEFFSNGLIENELDHVFVGFYEKSPIINFKEVDNWKWISLNELIENIHTYPDSYTIWLKIIMKNHLNQLKCIKKIR; from the coding sequence ATGAAAAAAAAACAAGATTCAGAAGATCTGATTCCTTTAATAGGAATGGAGAATCAAATTGTAGGATTTGAAGAGAAAGAAAAAATTCATATAAAAGGATTACGACATAGTGCTGTTTCTGTTTTTATTTTTAATCTAGAAAACGATTTAATGTTGCAAAAAAGATCTTCAAAAAAATATCATTCTTCTTCACTTTGGACAAATACTTGTTGCAGTCATCCTAAAAAAAACGAATCTATTTTAAAAGCAGCACATCGTTGTTTGATAGAAGAAATGGGTTTCGATTGTTTTTTGGAACAAAGATTTAGCTTTAATTATCATGAATTTTTTAGTAATGGGTTAATAGAAAATGAATTAGATCATGTTTTTGTCGGATTTTATGAAAAATCCCCAATTATAAATTTTAAAGAAGTAGATAATTGGAAATGGATTTCATTAAATGAATTAATTGAAAATATTCATACTTATCCAGATTCTTATACCATTTGGTTAAAAATTATTATGAAAAATCATTTAAATCAATTAAAATGTATAAAAAAAATACGATAG